One region of Culex pipiens pallens isolate TS chromosome 2, TS_CPP_V2, whole genome shotgun sequence genomic DNA includes:
- the LOC120416739 gene encoding chromosome-associated kinesin KIF4-like: protein MTSIPETVQVAVRIRPLSHSEHRLGCQSVTEQVDRGEPQICVRSSELFTFTHVFDAGSSQREVYETSVKSIVDKLLEGFNVTILAYGQTGSGKTFTMGTSFEGKYDDGIGIIPRTLNDLFDQIGEQSSEFRCAVTCSFVELYQENVYDLLSYRNRFEKMVGIREDASGVIIPGLTEVPVNSADETLRWLIQGASARAVASTSMNKESNRSHTIFTLTVRKIRNNQLVTISKMHLVDLAGSERSKKTRAVGDRLRESIHINKGLLALGNVIAALGSIKNTKGYISYRDSKLTRLLQNSLGGNSITLMIACVSPADYNLEETLSTLRYADRALKIRNKPMINDGELTARDEIERLKAENHELRTTLEQFQTAPVIVSKNERSVQKLQEQVRNTNVQLQAANRKLTKLEQRALQAENTLDLIFRFLPIESAGDFKQKTNEALHRYRKESALWNASDNKN, encoded by the coding sequence ATGACTTCCATCCCGGAAACGGTCCAGGTGGCGGTCCGCATCCGCCCCCTCTCCCACTCGGAACACCGGCTGGGGTGCCAATCCGTTACGGAGCAGGTCGACCGCGGCGAGCCGCAGATTTGCGTCCGCAGCAGTGAGTTGTTCACGTTCACGCACGTGTTCGACGCCGGCAGCAGCCAGCGGGAGGTTTACGAGACCAGCGTCAAGTCGATCGTGGACAAGCTGCTGGAGGGGTTCAACGTGACGATTTTGGCCTACGGTCAGACGGGCTCCGGGAAGACCTTCACGATGGGCACGTCGTTCGAAGGAAAGTACGACGACGGTATTGGGATCATTCCGAGGACGTTGAACGACCTGTTTGACCAGATTGGCGAGCAGAGCAGTGAGTTCCGGTGTGCGGTGACGTGTTCGTTTGTGGAGTTGTACCAGGAGAATGTGTACGATCTGCTGTCGTACAGGAACCGGTTCGAGAAGATGGTTGGGATCCGGGAGGACGCCAGTGGAGTGATCATTCCGGGGTTGACGGAAGTTCCGGTCAACAGTGCGGACGAAACGTTGCGGTGGTTGATCCAGGGTGCCAGTGCGAGGGCGGTTGCTTCGACGTCGATGAACAAGGAGTCGAATCGGAGTCACACGATCTTCACGCTGACGGTTAGGAAGATCCGGAACAACCAGTTGGTGACAATCTCCAAGATGCACTTGGTGGATTTGGCGGGATCGGAACGATCCAAGAAGACACGTGCCGTCGGGGATCGTCTCCGGGAGAGTATCCACATCAACAAGGGTCTGCTGGCGCTGGGGAATGTGATCGCAGCGCTCGGATCCATCAAGAACACCAAAGGATACATCTCGTACCGGGACTCCAAGCTGACCCGACTACTGCAGAACTCACTGGGAGGCAACTCGATCACGCTGATGATCGCATGCGTATCCCCAGCGGACTACAACCTGGAAGAAACGTTGAGCACGCTACGGTACGCTGACCGTGCCCTCAAGATCCGCAACAAACCGATGATCAACGACGGAGAACTGACCGCACGGGACGAGATCGAGCGGTTGAAGGCGGAGAATCACGAGCTACGCACCACGCTGGAACAGTTCCAAACGGCTCCGGTGATCGTGTCCAAGAACGAACGATCCGTCCAAAAGTTGCAAGAACAGGTCCGAAATACCAACGTACAACTGCAAGCCGCAAACCGCAAGCTAACCAAGCTGGAACAACGAGCTCTGCAAGCGGAGAACACGCTAGACCTCATCTTCCGATTTCTGCCGATCGAAAGCGCCGGAGACTTCAAGCAGAAGACCAACGAAGCGTTGCATCGCTACCGGAAGGAGAGTGCACTGTGGAATGCTTCGGATAATAAAAATTAA